A window of the Deltaproteobacteria bacterium genome harbors these coding sequences:
- a CDS encoding sugar transferase yields the protein MPHARRGRRKGGDVISLRAQRPERVEAPARDLGLQPDGRWGRWWQVAIAAAGLLVLLPVSLLVALAIKLTSRGPILYRGTRIGRDLRPFTIYKFRTLLADAERRIGARLLSPDEPLYTPVGRFLKRSKLDEIPQLLNVLRGDMNLVGPRPIRPVFLATSTREIAHYTARFIVRPGMTGLAQLRGGYFTHPRDKLRYDLLYIRNRSFWLDFRLVAATFVKLLNRWLTLGVVLGLIFLCASFAPALFKEPFEVPLGGFNLSPFEAVGLLLAVTTLVRQIPAHRLYLYRTPTNRPMVCFVLFSALAGLFGGDLLPRLRDVAYFSASGFLLVFLVVSGEVNDRFVVRATRVVALAAVAVSLLGILEIALETHPTTGGALLAHPGTPRIASTLGSPIVLAAYLVLGVPLVLVELAGAERREERDFWLICTTLVIVAIVLTQSRTGLLALWITGSVFTWRASRRTFRVFAGGCVLVVGLLMLTGSLRLSPGAIRAEWARRVSLTGATISSEVRSHRALAGPEPGKGAVSIVQVEGPGEVAPHRAQSANMHLTLMLRAGFVGWALMMWVIGAALAAIYDGSRRVQDHRLALVLWAIFSSGLGFLVSMANFNAFYNPPVQILFWGLLGIGMAIVTHLNGKRPTFNVIYRFGQGE from the coding sequence GTGCCGCACGCTCGCCGCGGACGCCGGAAGGGAGGCGACGTGATCAGCCTGCGTGCGCAGCGGCCGGAGCGGGTCGAGGCGCCGGCCCGCGACCTCGGCCTCCAGCCCGACGGCCGCTGGGGCCGCTGGTGGCAGGTGGCGATCGCGGCCGCCGGGCTGCTCGTGCTGCTGCCCGTGTCGCTCCTCGTCGCCCTGGCCATCAAGCTCACCAGCCGGGGACCGATCCTCTACCGCGGCACGCGCATCGGGCGCGACCTCCGGCCCTTCACCATCTACAAGTTCCGGACCCTGCTGGCCGACGCGGAGCGCCGGATCGGCGCGCGGCTCCTCTCACCCGACGAGCCCCTCTACACGCCGGTCGGGCGGTTCCTCAAGCGCAGCAAGCTCGACGAGATCCCGCAGCTCCTGAACGTGTTGCGTGGCGACATGAACCTGGTCGGGCCGCGGCCGATCCGTCCCGTCTTCCTCGCCACCTCCACGCGGGAGATCGCGCACTACACCGCACGCTTCATCGTCCGGCCGGGCATGACGGGGCTTGCCCAGCTCCGCGGGGGCTACTTCACGCACCCGCGCGACAAGCTGCGCTACGACCTGCTCTACATCCGCAACCGCAGCTTCTGGCTGGACTTCCGGCTGGTGGCCGCCACCTTCGTGAAGCTGCTCAACCGCTGGCTCACGCTCGGTGTCGTGCTCGGCCTGATCTTCCTGTGCGCATCGTTCGCGCCGGCGCTCTTCAAGGAGCCGTTCGAGGTCCCGCTGGGCGGGTTCAACCTGTCGCCCTTCGAGGCCGTGGGGCTCCTGCTCGCGGTGACGACGCTCGTGCGCCAGATCCCGGCCCACCGCCTCTACCTGTACCGGACACCCACCAACCGGCCGATGGTCTGCTTCGTGCTGTTCTCGGCCCTCGCAGGACTCTTCGGGGGCGATCTCCTGCCGCGGCTGCGCGACGTCGCCTACTTCAGCGCCTCGGGCTTCCTCCTCGTCTTCCTCGTCGTGAGCGGGGAGGTGAACGATCGCTTCGTGGTGCGCGCGACGCGCGTCGTCGCGCTGGCGGCGGTGGCGGTGTCGCTGCTCGGCATCCTCGAGATCGCGCTCGAGACCCACCCGACCACGGGCGGGGCGCTGCTCGCGCACCCGGGCACGCCGCGCATCGCCTCCACCCTCGGCAGCCCGATCGTCCTCGCCGCCTACCTCGTCCTCGGGGTGCCGCTCGTGCTGGTCGAGCTCGCCGGCGCGGAGCGGCGCGAGGAGCGGGACTTCTGGCTGATCTGCACGACGCTGGTCATCGTCGCGATCGTCCTCACCCAGAGCCGCACCGGCCTGCTGGCGCTGTGGATCACGGGCTCGGTGTTCACCTGGCGGGCGTCGCGGCGGACGTTCAGGGTGTTCGCCGGTGGCTGTGTCCTGGTGGTGGGGCTGCTGATGCTGACCGGATCGCTCCGGCTCTCACCGGGCGCGATCCGCGCCGAGTGGGCGCGCCGCGTGTCGCTCACCGGCGCGACGATCTCCTCCGAGGTCCGCAGCCACCGGGCCCTGGCCGGGCCCGAGCCGGGGAAGGGCGCGGTGAGCATCGTGCAGGTGGAGGGCCCCGGCGAGGTGGCGCCTCACCGCGCGCAGAGCGCCAACATGCACCTGACCCTCATGCTGCGCGCCGGGTTCGTCGGCTGGGCGCTGATGATGTGGGTCATCGGCGCCGCGCTGGCCGCGATCTACGACGGCAGCCGGCGCGTCCAGGACCACCGGCTCGCGCTCGTGCTGTGGGCCATCTTCTCCTCCGGCCTCGGCTTCCTCGTCTCGATGGCGAACTTCAACGCCTTCTACAACCCGCCCGTCCAGATCCTCTTCTGGGGCCTCCTCGGCATCGGGATGGCGATCGTGACGCATCTGAACGGCAAGCGCCCCACCTTCAACGTCATCTACCGCTTCGGGCAGGGAGAGTAG
- the asnB gene encoding asparagine synthase (glutamine-hydrolyzing), producing the protein MCGIAGELRLRLGARASAARVWAMCDVMAHRGPDDFGEFADAEVALGMRRLSIVDVAGGHQPIANEDGSVQVVCNGEIYNSPALRSGLLARGHHFRTSSDVEVIAHLYEEGGTDALAGLDGMFAFALWDRRGHRLVLGRDRVGIKPLYVAETGGRLLFGSEAKCLLAAGLDPDLDLQALHDYLTLGYVPGPASIFRGVRQLPPGHLLVAEPGGRVRTERYWDLRGHAGRGARRTDGEWEAELLAALRAAVESHLMSDVPLGVFLSGGLDSSTIVALMHELGVHPIRTFTIGFAERSFSEIDGARQVATRFGTEHHELVVRPDAATLLPRLVRHFDEPFADSSAIPVWHLSELARRHVKVVLSGEGGDEMLAGYETYRARRLAALYARLPRLIGGRALPELVRRLPVSHARVSFDYKAKRFVAGAYLPPAAGHLWWKTVLAEDVKAALYANGTAAEVEATVRLFERLYAESDGEELDRLQYVDATLFLPADILVKVDRMSMAHSLEARVPFLDRAVMELARRLPARLRLRGLTTKYALRRAMAGRLPAAIVDGRKRGFNVPIPSWLVGELRDFTHDVLAPTRLRRQGLLDPDAVGRLVAEHMTRRADHSRAIWALLVLVVWHDAVRAEVRAAAGYGDRCRTLAADAGREAT; encoded by the coding sequence ATGTGCGGCATCGCAGGAGAGCTGAGGCTCCGACTCGGAGCGCGCGCCAGCGCGGCGCGCGTGTGGGCCATGTGCGACGTCATGGCGCACCGCGGCCCGGACGACTTCGGCGAGTTCGCCGACGCCGAGGTGGCGCTCGGGATGCGCCGGCTGTCGATCGTCGACGTGGCGGGCGGCCACCAGCCGATCGCCAACGAGGACGGCTCCGTCCAGGTGGTGTGCAACGGCGAGATTTATAACAGCCCTGCGCTCCGCTCCGGGCTGCTCGCCCGGGGCCATCACTTCCGCACGTCGAGTGACGTCGAGGTGATCGCGCATCTCTACGAGGAGGGCGGGACGGACGCGCTCGCCGGCCTCGACGGGATGTTCGCCTTCGCCCTGTGGGACCGCCGCGGGCACCGCCTGGTGCTCGGCCGCGACCGCGTCGGCATCAAGCCGCTCTACGTCGCCGAGACCGGCGGACGGCTGCTGTTCGGCTCGGAGGCGAAGTGCCTGCTCGCGGCCGGGCTCGACCCCGACCTCGACCTCCAGGCGCTCCACGACTACCTGACCCTCGGCTACGTGCCGGGCCCCGCGTCGATCTTCAGGGGGGTCCGGCAGCTGCCCCCGGGGCACCTGCTGGTCGCCGAGCCGGGGGGCCGGGTGCGCACCGAACGCTACTGGGACCTGCGCGGCCATGCCGGCCGCGGCGCGCGGCGCACCGACGGCGAGTGGGAGGCCGAGCTCCTCGCCGCCCTGCGGGCGGCGGTCGAGAGCCACCTGATGAGCGACGTGCCGCTCGGCGTCTTCCTCTCCGGCGGGCTCGACTCGAGCACGATCGTCGCGCTCATGCACGAGCTCGGCGTGCACCCGATCCGCACCTTCACGATCGGCTTCGCGGAGCGCAGCTTCAGCGAGATCGACGGTGCCCGGCAGGTCGCGACTCGCTTCGGGACCGAGCACCACGAGCTCGTCGTGCGGCCCGATGCCGCCACCCTCCTGCCGCGGCTCGTGCGCCACTTCGACGAGCCGTTCGCCGACTCCTCGGCGATTCCCGTCTGGCACCTCTCGGAGCTCGCGCGCCGGCACGTGAAGGTCGTCCTCTCCGGCGAGGGGGGCGACGAGATGCTCGCCGGGTACGAGACCTACCGCGCCCGGCGCCTGGCCGCGCTCTACGCCCGGCTGCCGCGCTTGATCGGCGGCCGGGCGCTGCCGGAGCTGGTGCGGCGACTGCCGGTGTCGCATGCGCGCGTGAGCTTCGATTACAAGGCGAAGCGCTTCGTCGCCGGCGCGTATCTGCCGCCGGCCGCCGGTCATCTCTGGTGGAAGACCGTCCTCGCCGAGGACGTGAAGGCGGCCCTCTACGCGAACGGGACGGCGGCCGAGGTGGAAGCGACCGTGCGGCTCTTCGAACGGCTGTACGCGGAGTCGGACGGCGAGGAGCTCGACCGTCTGCAGTACGTCGATGCAACGCTCTTCCTGCCCGCCGACATCCTGGTGAAGGTCGACCGCATGAGCATGGCGCACTCGCTCGAGGCGCGCGTGCCCTTTCTCGATCGCGCCGTGATGGAGCTCGCGCGGCGCCTGCCGGCCCGGCTCCGGCTCCGCGGCCTCACGACGAAGTACGCGCTGCGCCGCGCGATGGCCGGGCGGTTGCCCGCCGCGATCGTGGATGGCCGCAAGCGCGGGTTCAACGTGCCCATCCCGAGCTGGCTGGTGGGCGAGCTGCGCGACTTCACGCACGACGTGCTCGCGCCGACCCGCCTCCGCCGCCAGGGACTCCTCGATCCCGACGCCGTCGGCCGGCTGGTGGCGGAGCACATGACGCGGCGGGCGGACCACAGCCGCGCCATCTGGGCGCTCCTCGTCCTCGTGGTGTGGCATGACGCCGTCCGCGCCGAGGTGCGCGCGGCCGCCGGGTACGGCGACCGGTGCCGCACGCTCGCCGCGGACGCCGGAAGGGAGGCGACGTGA
- a CDS encoding SDR family oxidoreductase has product MSRAMQALEAGGIAVGLAAEFEREICEEDVLRFAESSGDWNPLHVDPVYAGATKLEGRLVHGAMQVGLASALVGMYLPGPHVLLGSVQARFPVPLYFPCRVLVRGEIVAWDSALRTGTVKVVVQDAGRHLPTAEIFMGFTRHESRRPAVAAPAAPVGPAAAADAPLVVVTGASGGLGAAIAARLAGDHGILALAHTRPLPETLAAHPRVTPLRVDLAAADWRESLEAALGDRPLFAVVHAAWPGAPRGGLLAAPDETIEEQVRFGTVHAVRLARFLFGRVGPEGGRLVVVSSIWGSRQPNLSLAAYSLGKAALESTVKLLAPEMARRAIAVNAVCPALVPVGMNKNQSERWIRMKASLVPLGRLCRPEDVSDVVRFLLSPGASFLSGELIELSGGQL; this is encoded by the coding sequence GTGAGCCGGGCCATGCAGGCGCTCGAGGCGGGCGGGATCGCGGTCGGGCTCGCGGCCGAGTTCGAGCGGGAGATCTGCGAGGAGGACGTGCTCCGTTTCGCGGAGAGCTCCGGCGACTGGAATCCGTTGCACGTCGATCCGGTGTACGCCGGCGCCACGAAGCTCGAGGGCCGGCTCGTGCACGGTGCCATGCAGGTCGGGCTCGCCTCCGCCCTCGTCGGCATGTACCTCCCGGGCCCGCACGTCCTGCTCGGGTCCGTGCAGGCCCGTTTCCCCGTGCCGCTCTACTTCCCGTGCCGGGTGCTGGTGCGCGGCGAGATCGTCGCGTGGGATTCCGCGCTGCGCACGGGGACCGTGAAGGTCGTCGTGCAGGACGCCGGGCGCCACCTCCCCACCGCGGAGATCTTCATGGGCTTCACGCGGCACGAGTCGCGCCGCCCGGCCGTCGCCGCGCCGGCCGCGCCCGTGGGGCCCGCGGCCGCCGCCGACGCCCCGCTCGTCGTGGTGACCGGCGCCTCGGGCGGCCTGGGGGCGGCGATCGCGGCCCGCCTCGCCGGCGACCACGGGATCCTCGCCCTCGCTCACACGCGGCCGCTGCCCGAGACGCTCGCGGCGCACCCACGGGTGACCCCGTTGCGCGTCGACCTCGCGGCGGCCGACTGGCGTGAGTCGCTCGAGGCCGCCCTCGGCGACCGGCCGCTGTTCGCCGTCGTCCATGCCGCCTGGCCGGGTGCGCCGCGGGGCGGGCTCCTCGCCGCTCCCGACGAGACGATCGAGGAGCAGGTGCGCTTCGGCACCGTCCACGCGGTGCGACTCGCCCGCTTTCTCTTCGGCCGCGTCGGCCCCGAAGGCGGGCGCCTGGTGGTGGTGAGCTCGATCTGGGGGAGTCGTCAGCCGAATCTCTCGCTGGCGGCCTATTCGCTCGGCAAGGCCGCGCTCGAGAGCACCGTGAAGCTCCTCGCGCCCGAGATGGCGCGGCGCGCGATCGCGGTGAACGCCGTCTGCCCGGCCCTCGTCCCCGTCGGCATGAACAAGAACCAGAGCGAGCGGTGGATCCGGATGAAGGCCTCGCTCGTGCCGCTCGGGCGGCTCTGCCGGCCCGAAGACGTGAGCGACGTCGTGCGCTTCCTGCTTTCGCCCGGCGCGTCGTTCCTCTCGGGCGAGCTCATCGAGCTGAGCGGCGGCCAGCTCTGA
- a CDS encoding acyl carrier protein, translating into MSGGPTDRVQSRLARCFGLVFPELGPDEIPLASPASVGTWDSLASINLVAVIEEEFGIQVELEELEEMMSFATILDLVERRNGR; encoded by the coding sequence ATGAGCGGAGGTCCGACCGATCGCGTGCAGAGCCGGCTCGCGCGCTGCTTCGGGCTGGTCTTCCCCGAGCTCGGCCCCGACGAGATCCCGCTCGCCAGCCCCGCGTCGGTCGGCACCTGGGATTCGCTCGCGTCGATCAACCTGGTGGCGGTGATCGAGGAGGAGTTCGGCATCCAGGTGGAGCTCGAGGAGCTCGAGGAGATGATGTCCTTCGCGACCATCCTCGATCTGGTCGAACGGCGGAACGGCCGGTGA